In a single window of the Spirochaetota bacterium genome:
- a CDS encoding tyrosine-type recombinase/integrase, translated as MIKEIDQFMDYLECEKGAANKTRQAYNRDLIQFYKFLMKDYCKDKENNYYDIDVVIRDDDVLVNSIGQDEISGFVEFCYDMGLKKTSISRKIACIKSFFKFLYNNELINLNPAIRINFPKGIKKIPRFLYHDKISELLSFDLTNFLDFRDRALLELFYSSGARVSEIASANIKNLNLSDGTLKVFGKGSVDRVVFLTDDTSIWMERYLKRREVEFGEFTEPLFVNSAGKRITVRGIFYIVDKRAKSAGMMERVSPHMLRHSFATELMNQGADIRAIQEMLGHKSISATQVYTHTTKERLKSVYEKYHPHAEDELKEME; from the coding sequence GTGATTAAAGAAATTGATCAGTTTATGGATTATCTTGAGTGTGAAAAGGGTGCTGCGAATAAAACCCGCCAGGCCTACAATAGAGACCTAATTCAATTCTATAAATTCTTGATGAAAGATTATTGTAAGGATAAGGAAAATAATTATTATGATATTGATGTTGTGATAAGGGACGATGATGTCTTAGTTAATTCTATTGGCCAGGATGAGATTTCGGGATTTGTTGAATTCTGCTATGACATGGGATTGAAGAAAACATCTATATCAAGAAAGATAGCCTGTATAAAATCATTTTTTAAATTTCTATATAACAATGAATTGATAAACCTTAATCCCGCAATAAGAATCAATTTTCCAAAAGGAATAAAAAAAATACCAAGATTTTTATACCATGACAAGATTAGTGAATTGCTAAGTTTTGATTTAACAAATTTTTTAGACTTCAGGGATAGGGCCCTACTAGAGCTCTTTTACTCCTCTGGGGCAAGGGTATCAGAAATAGCCTCAGCTAATATTAAAAATCTTAATTTAAGCGATGGAACCCTAAAGGTCTTTGGAAAAGGTTCAGTAGATAGAGTGGTATTTTTAACTGACGATACATCAATATGGATGGAACGGTATCTCAAAAGGAGAGAGGTGGAGTTTGGAGAATTTACAGAACCCCTTTTTGTAAATAGCGCTGGGAAAAGGATCACTGTGAGGGGTATATTCTATATTGTTGATAAGAGAGCAAAGAGTGCTGGTATGATGGAGAGGGTATCACCTCATATGTTACGGCATAGTTTTGCTACTGAACTGATGAATCAAGGAGCTGATATTAGGGCTATCCAGGAGATGCTTGGGCACAAGAGCATTTCTGCTACTCAAGTTTATACACACACGACAAAGGAGAGATTAAAAAGTGTTTATGAAAAATATCATCCCCATGCCGAGGATGAGCTAAAGGAAATGGAATAA